From the Cryptomeria japonica chromosome 2, Sugi_1.0, whole genome shotgun sequence genome, one window contains:
- the LOC131073226 gene encoding uncharacterized protein LOC131073226, which produces MTGIPVTVSLVAIMVLLHLFPQFVVDSCTETKDFDPKQWFLSIFHYASKEQFAYQFFSLLCKGTLLERSVGSKRFASGLLTLFLINEGMKVMAVKGWQLWGAAIIYSSICHGQSWKILFGMYGFILCAYQNWKALVIAATFAAELTFVYFFYPVIPMSSPVCGTLEGLLCSYAPQLAIYCWKMAHNCVTHPLPMMHENLDPRVWNCQSCNSENGVYLAACERCEAPRGHIAYSNSVVDDQQNRVTFDITERVWICRCCSSQNGVYVPVCETCWTTR; this is translated from the exons ATGACGGGCATACCAGTAACAGTTTCTCTTGTTGCAATAATGGTTCTCCTTCACCTCTTTCCACAGTTTGTTGTTGATTCCTGCACAGAGACTAAG GATTTTGATCCAAAACAATGGTTCCTCTCCATATTTCATTATGCGAGCAAGGAGCAATTTGCATACCAATTTTTTTCTCTCCTATGCAAGGGTACACTGTTGGAGAGGTCCGTAGGAAGCAAAAGGTTTGCGTCAGGCCTCCTTACTTTATTTCTTATCAATGAGGGAATGAAAGTCATGGCAGTGAAAGGTTGGCAACTATGGGGTGCAGCAATCATATATTCTTCAATCTGCCATGGTCAATCGTGGAAAATTCTTTTTGGCATGTATGGATTTATTCTATGTGCTTACCAAAACTGGAAAGCATTGGTTATAGCGGCAACTTTTGCAGCAGAGCTGACATTCGTATATTTCTTTTACCCTGTGATACCTATGTCTAGTCCTGTTTGTGGCACCCTTGAAGGTTTGTTATGCTCTTATGCACCTCAGTTAGCCATTTATTGTTGGAAAATGGCTCATAACTGTGTGACACATCCTTTGCCAATGATGCATGAGAACCTTGACCCAAGAGTTTGGAATTGTCAATCCTGCAATTCTGAAAATGGAGTGTATCTAGCTGCTTGTGAGAGATGTGAGGCACCTCGTGGGCATATTGCTTATTCAAATTCTGTTGTAGATGATCAACAAAACAGGGTGACCTTTGACATAACGGAGCGGGTTTGGATTTGCAGGTGTTGCTCATCTCAGAATGGAGTGTATGTTCCTGTTTGTGAAACTTGTTGGACAACACGCTGA